One genomic segment of Aythya fuligula isolate bAytFul2 chromosome 5, bAytFul2.pri, whole genome shotgun sequence includes these proteins:
- the LOC116490099 gene encoding alpha-1-antitrypsin-like: MKMKSALYLSLVLVGLQVQALHIPNRSGEQEDQDTPHSTAEGENLAHLKIAPSNADFAFRFYKQVTEEEDNKNVFFSPLSLSTAFAMLSLGARAHTLSQLHKCLAFNLTELEEQEIHHSFQRLQLLNDPHREVQLSMGNALFINNELKLRQKFLEDVTTFYDSEAISSDFQNSERAVNEINNYIKTKTHGKFVDFLQNLSPDALMILINYVYFKGYWEQPFKSFHTRDDDFFVDAKNSVKVKMMRQSKVHNIHRDEKLSCWVVEIPYKGDVAALFVLPDEGTMKQVEDALLKDTVSNWSQSLEERPIELYLPKFSISGSYDVKNMFIKMGVTDVFSNNADLSGVAEGDRLMVSKAIHKAEVDVNENGTEAAAVTMIELVRLSEPFPLPHVIKFNRPFLMMIVDKTTYSILFMGKIVNPTLKEG; the protein is encoded by the exons atgaaaatgaagtctGCACTGTATTTATCTTTGGTGCTTGTTGGGCTTCAAGTCCAGGCTCTTCATATACCCAACCGCAGTGGTGAACAGGAGGACCAAGACACACCTCATTCCACTGCTGAAGGTGAAAACTTGGCTCACCTCAAGATAGCCCCCAGCAATGCTGATTTTGCATTTAGATTTTACAAGCAGGTCACAGAGGAGGAAGATAACAAGAAcgttttcttctctcctttgaGCCTCTCCACTGCCTTTGCAATGCTCTCCCTGGGCGCCAGAGCACACACGCTCAGTCAACTGCACAAATGCCTCGCTTTCAACCTgacagagctggaggagcaggagatCCATCATAGTTTTCAGAGACTCCAGCTGCTGAATGATCCTCACCGAGAAGTCCAGCTGAGTATGGGCAATGCCCTGTTCATAAATAATGAACTGAAACTGCGCCAAAAGTTTTTGGAAGATGTCACAACTTTTTATGATTCTGAAGCTATTTCTAGTGACTTCCAGAATTCTGAAAGGGCGGTAAATGAAATCAATAactatataaaaacaaaaacccatgGCAAATTTGTTGATTTCCTGCAGAATCTTAGTCCAGATGCTTTGATGATTCTGATTAACTATGTTTACTTTAAAG GCTACTGGGAACAACCTTTCAAGAGTTTCCACACCAGAGATGATGACTTCTTTGTGGATGCCAAGAATTCTGTTAAGGTCAAAATGATGCGTCAAAGCAAAGTCCATAACATCCATCGGGATGAGAAGTTGTCTTGCTGGGTAGTAGAAATCCCATATAAAGGAGATGTTGCTGCCTTGTTTGTTCTGCCTGATGAAGGGACAATGAAGCAGGTGGAAGATGCTCTGCTAAAAGACACAGTGTCTAATTGGAGCCAATCACTTGAAGAAAG accaatTGAACTTTACCTTCCAAAATTCTCCATCTCTGGCTCCTATGATGTCAAGaacatgtttataaaaatgGGTGTGACAGATGTATTCAGTAATAATGCTGACCTCTCTGGAGTGGCAGAAGGTGACCGCCTTATGGTTTCCAAG gcAATTCACAAGGCTGAGGTGGATGTTAATGAGAATGGTACGGAGGcagctgcagtgaccatgataGAATTGGTACGGTTGTCTGAACCTTTCCCTCTTCCTCATGTCATCAAATTCAACAGACCCTTCCTGATGATGATTGTTGACAAAACCACCTACAGCATCCTCTTCATGGGGAAAATTGTGAACCCAACTCTCAAGGAAGGCTAG